Genomic DNA from Lacipirellulaceae bacterium:
TGGCAAGATAGGGCAAGGCTCCGGGGTAAGCAGAAGTCGATCGGCTACCTACGCCTAAGTCTGGCACTTCGCTCCCAATGTAGGAGGCAAATTCTTCTTGGTCTCGTGCGTTTGGGAACGTGGATTTGAGCTGAGCAATGTACCCATCGATACTCTGGTCGCGCAGCTTTAGCTCGAGGTGCTCATTAAAGTCGGTGATGGTCTCGATATGGGCGTGTCGGTCATCGCCCATGACGAAGCTTGTTACAACTTGAGAAACAACTTCGTTCTCGCAAATCTCCTGCATACCTTTCTCATCCAACAGTTTCTCAACTCGCTTGGCCGCTGCTCCCTTGAGAGTCGCAGGATTTCCATTGAATTTCTCGATCGCAAGCTGGACCAGACCTGCTCGATCTCTTCTCGCAACCTGCTGGACGAATCGAAAGCGATCCAATTCTGCCACGTCATATAACTCGTAGCCAGCGTCAACAAATTGCTGCGCCGTTCCGTAGTATCCCTTTAACCAGTCAGTGAGCAGGGGCGGGTTCTGCACATTCTCCGACGGAATAGGAGGCATCGCTTCATATTTAACGTTGAGATTCTCTGCCTGAGCTCGAAGACTCTCCAAGATCGGCACATAGGCTTTTGGTATGACAAACCCGCCTTGATCCTTGCCGTTATCAATAGAGAACTCTCTTGCGACGAGTGCTGAGAGCGGCCGTGATAGCTCCCCAAGCTCTTTCTTGACTTTCTCGACGAGATCTCTGGTGCTGCCTTCTCGGTCCACGGTGATGACCAGACATATCAGCGGCGACAGGCACAGAAGGATTGATACCAAAGAGTCCCAATCATAGGCCCGACGGCCGCTCACAAGATAGCGCACACCAATGGCAACACCTGAAACGAATAATGCGGATAGAACCAGGTAGAATTCAGGGATGTCTGCGAAGGGGAGGGACTTTGGAAGCAGATAGAAGGGGTTCCCGTAAACGACGAAATCAACCAACAAGACGAGCGCGATGACCAACAACCCGAAACCGAGCAAACCGAATCCTACCGTCTGCCAATCAAGTTGTTTGTCCGCTGACTTGGGGAAGACTTTCCTCCAGGCTGCTAACACTCCACCAGCACCAACGACACTACTGGCGACTCCTGGCCACGTGAAAGTGACATCCCGGAAGTAGTCGCGGTACCACTCGACGCAATGAGCAAGGAGTAAGACAGCAGTTCCACAGAGTAGCCCCAGGATAAACCAACCGATTGCCGCAACAAACAGATTACGGCGCTCAACTCCGGGTAAGAATACCCTTCCAAAACCTCGTCGCACTCCAATCAGTGCTGGCAGGACATTGGCACACAAGCCAAACGAAAGTGAGAATACTGCTAGCGTCCTAAGTGGGTGCCCTAAGATGTCAAAATGAAAATAGCCCAGGATTAGACCAGCTATGAGAAACATTGGTAGTGTGATCAAGGCATTGTTGAGAACCCCTATCATGAATAGTGCGATGCTGCCCAGCTGGGGCATGAGTTTCCCCACTGACAGGTAGCTGGCGTGATTCCTTAGCCAGCGTAGGGATCGCGACTCGTATCCAGCTTGGTCGTAGTCTTCATGAGGAAACGGGAACATGGTGAAGTTCTCTTCGGATACTAGAAGCAGTTGAAGAACAAGGTATCTTGTCGGAAGCTAGAACTGAGAAGCTGAGCTAGCTGCCATGCTCCAGCAGTTTTCGGGTCGGGCTCAGTTGCCGTCGGTTTTTCGTCTCTCATGGCAGCAATTTTACGGATGGACGCGTAGAAGCCACGAGGCGGTGCATTTCAGCCGAGTGATTTATAGCATCATCACAGCCTTAGCTGTAGTAATTGGAATACCTGTCCTCGACTAGTCTCCAGAGCTCTGGGGCAATCAAAATCTGAGCGACCTTCATTTCTGGCGACTCACCTAAATCCACCCCCAAACCGTGGCATAAATGATTGAGGAAGACGTTAGCCTTCCCGATGCCACTTCTTGGCTAATTTTCGGCACCTTTCACCCCCAGGAGACCGCTATGGCGGAGCTGATTGCGCTAGCCCTTGCGCTGGTGCTCATCGTGTTAGCCTTTGCGCTGGCTCGCGAGCACCGACTGCGATGTGCGCTAGAGCGACTACTACAACTGATCCTACGAACCAGGAGGCCCAGTGAACCGCAGAACGAAACAACGAAGCCATCGACTGATGATGCTGGCGTGTCTCCCACTACTGGCAAGCTGCAGTAGCGATGAACGCATCGTGCAAGTCGCGACCGAGGCAGCCGATCGGCAAGCCGATCAGAACCAGCAGATGTTCGAACTGCAACAGCAGGTCCAGCACGAACGGCAGTCGCTCTCCGACGGCTGGACTGATCTCAACACCCAGCGACGTCAATTGGCCGAGACGCGTCGTGCCGATGGGAAGCGACACCGAGCACGACAAGGTTTTTCTGTTGTGTTGGTCGCAGTCCTCGTGTTGGTACTGACGTGGCAGTTGCTGCAGGCAAAGCCATCGGGAACTGAGGTGGAGCTGGATGCTCTGGAGCTGATGCTCGAGGAAGGCAGAGATTTCTTGCCCCTCCGACCAGCGAACAGGAGCAGCATCACGCCGCCACCTCAAGCCGATCTGCCCCCACAGCAACTGTCCCACGCGCCTACCAATGAAAACTCAACCCCAGAGGACCCCTAATGAGCCACATCGTTACAATTTCTACCCAAGTCCGCGATCCGATCGCCATCGAAGCGGCCTGCTCGCGCTTGAAGCTCAGCCCTCCAAACCAGGGCACTCACCGCCTCTTCAATGATTCGATCGCAGGATTGGCGGTGCTGTTACCGGACTGGAAGTACCCGGTCGTCTGCCAGACAGGCACGGGTCAGCTCCGCTACGACAATTTTAACGGTCGCTGGGGAGACCCAGCCCGACTCGATCAGTTCCTCCAGTCATACGCCGTCGAAAAAGCAAAGCTGACCGCCCGGCGACAGGGTCATGCGGTCGCCGAAGCATCGCTCCCTGACGGTTCGATCCGATTGAACGTGGCCGTGGGAGGTGACCTATGAAACGCTTATGTGGTAACACCACAATTAAACATATCGAAATCACCATCTCTCCCACGGGTGAGACCAAGCTGCAAACGCTCGGCTTTCACGGCTCGAGCTGCCAGGAAGCGTCTCGCCAGTTCGAGCAGGCTTTGGGGGTTGTGACCCAGCAGCGACTGACCGAAGAGTATTACGCTGTGCAGTCGCAGCAACAAGCCTCTCAAACGGCCGGTCAGTCGAGCGGGGAGGTGTGATGCAGCAGCGAACTATTTCTTCTCAACCGAGTTCTCTCACAAAGACTTCCCGCATCTCGAACTGGCACCCGGTCCTCGTGGTCCTTGAAGGGAACCACGACATCGCGTTTCTGACGGCTATATCAACCATCCTCAGTAGGCAAGACAGATCGATCCCTGATCTCACCGCTTGGGAAGCCGCAGGCCATATCGTCTTCGTTCCTATCGGAGGAGGCGGAGCGAGTGACATCGCCTCCTGGGGCGAGCGGCTGGCTCGTCTCCGTCAACCGCGGTTTCACCTGCATGACCGCGAATGCGGCGCTGAAGCACTTAGGCGCCTCACTGTCATTGCTCGCTTAGACCAGCAGCCTAACTGTACGGCCCGCATCACCTCGCGCCGCTCGCTGGAGAATTTTCTCCATCCACGAGCCTTTCAAAGGGCGGGTGGCCCCCAGCTGGTCATCCATGCTCAAACGAATGTGGCCGTTGCACTAGCCAAGGCGAGACTGGCCCGTTCGGCTCCCCAGCTTGACTGGAAGACCCTTTCGCAGCGGACGCAGCGAAGACTGATCGCGAGCGCCAAGCGGTGGCTCAATCGCGAAGCGGTCCAGCAGATGACCCCTGAGCTACTCGCTCAGTCCGACTCGCAGAGTGAGCTAATCGGATGGCTCCGCGCACTACGTGAATTGGTGGAATTCTAAGTCGATCAATTTGCGTGCCTCGTTGAACTCAACCGTCAATCAGAAAGGAGGTGCTATGCGCCTTACCAACTCACTCAGTGAACACGTCCGCGCCTGTTTCTCAGGGATCTGGGTCGAAACGGCCGAACCCGAGGAAGCGCTCACTGAGATCCGTACGCTCTGTGAACAACAAGCCTGGCACTTGGCTCACTGGAATCTTGAAACGGGTCTTACGCTCAGCGGGCAGGGTACTGCCCCTGATGCAAACCTCACGGCAGAAGACCCACTCACGGCCGTCCGTGCAGCCAGCGAACTTGCATCCGCTGACACCCCCGCACTGCTGGTACTGGAGAACTTCCACCGCTTCCTGCAATCGTCCGAGATCGTGCAGGCGCTTGCTGAGCAACTCAACCTGGGCAAGCAGCAACGGACCTTTCTCGTCGTGCTGGCTCCAACCGTGGAACTACCCCTCGAACTGGAAAAACGGTTTGTGGTGCTGCAGCACTCACTACCTGACCGTGAGCAACTGCTCACGATTGCCCGGGAGTTGGCCACCGAGCCAG
This window encodes:
- a CDS encoding DUF1257 domain-containing protein, producing the protein MSHIVTISTQVRDPIAIEAACSRLKLSPPNQGTHRLFNDSIAGLAVLLPDWKYPVVCQTGTGQLRYDNFNGRWGDPARLDQFLQSYAVEKAKLTARRQGHAVAEASLPDGSIRLNVAVGGDL
- a CDS encoding DUF2997 domain-containing protein, whose protein sequence is MKRLCGNTTIKHIEITISPTGETKLQTLGFHGSSCQEASRQFEQALGVVTQQRLTEEYYAVQSQQQASQTAGQSSGEV
- a CDS encoding ATP-dependent endonuclease; translation: MQQRTISSQPSSLTKTSRISNWHPVLVVLEGNHDIAFLTAISTILSRQDRSIPDLTAWEAAGHIVFVPIGGGGASDIASWGERLARLRQPRFHLHDRECGAEALRRLTVIARLDQQPNCTARITSRRSLENFLHPRAFQRAGGPQLVIHAQTNVAVALAKARLARSAPQLDWKTLSQRTQRRLIASAKRWLNREAVQQMTPELLAQSDSQSELIGWLRALRELVEF